In Methanocella paludicola SANAE, the sequence CAGGCTGTGCACGTGGCTGATCAGCATTTTCTGGGCCAGGGAGCGTATGGCCGGGTCCCCGTCCTTCAGCGCCCCGGATAGCACTTCCATGGCGCGGGGGTCCGGAACCTTGCCGAGGGCATGCACTGCGTCCATCCGCACTCGTGCGTCCCCGTCATTCAGGGCCCCGCCCAGGGCGCCCACGACCCGCCCGTCGAAAATATCGCCCAGCGCCAGCAATGCCTCCGAGCGGACGCAGGGGTCCTTGCCGTACCTCGATGCACGAATAAGGCCCTCGATATCGCGGCCCGCCTTAAGCTTCTCGACGTTTGGCTTTACCATGTCCGCAAGCGCCATCTCAGCAGCCCCTTAGTCTACTAACTTTTGTCCGGGGAATATATAAATTTGTTTAATATGGGCTTAAAGCGCCTTTGCCAGGTCGTCGATCATTTCCTCGAAGGTGAAGTTACGGGGCACCACGTCGACGCGAACGCCGTTCTCTCTTAAGAATTCGGCAGTCGGGGTGCCGATGACAGCCACGGCCTTAGCATTCATCGCGGATTTAAGCTCCGGCAGGACGCCCATGGACTCGGCCGTCATGAAAAGGCTCCTCGCCGTCATGGTGCTGGTGAATGTGAAGGCGTCGATGCTGCCCGCAAGGGCCTCCCGGACGAAGGCCTCCTGCGCCTCGCCCTTCAGAGGCACGATGTCGTACAGGATGGTCTCGTGCACGATGGCCCCGCCTGCCTCCAGCCCCTTGATCAGTACGGGGTTGCCGTGGTCGCTCCTGAGGACTTCCACGTGCTTCCTGGGGAAGGAGAACTCTTTGACGATGCCCTCGCTCGAATAGGTGGACGGGACCATCTTCGCCCAGATGGCGTGGGCCTCCAGCGCCTTCTTCGTCTTCGGGCCGATGGCGAGCACGCGCACGCCCTCGACGAGGCCTAAAAAGTGCTCGACATCATCGCCAAGCCGCTCCAGAAGAAATAAAAAGCCGTTCTGGCTTGTCAGTATTATTACGTCCACCTGGCCGGCGCTCAGCCGCTCCAGGAAGGCATCGACGTCCCCGTTCTTCCTGGGGACCATCTCCATCATGGGCACTGGCACGGCCTCCATGCCCTTCGACCGGAGGTACTCGACCGCCGCCGGGAGGAACTTCGCGGGGCGGGTGACGGCCACCCGCTTTGTCAGGGCCACCCGCTTCATTTTAACATGCCCCTCAGCCGCACGACCTCTCCCACGACGATAATGGCAGGGGAGCGCACTTCCCTCAATTCGGCCAGGCCCACGATGTTGCCCAGCGTGCCTGCCGTGACCCGTTCCTTTTCCGTGGTGCCCCGCTCGATGATGGCCACCGGCGTGTCCCGGGGCTTTCCGTTGGCGAGCAGCGCCTCGACGTTCTCCCGCAGGCGGCTCACGCCCATTAAAATGACGATGGTGCCCCTCATCTGCGCCAGCGCCTTGAAATTCAGCGCCGGCTCCCCCTTCGCCGGGTCCTCGTGGCCGGTGATGAAAGTGACCGCTGAGGCGCATCCCCGGTGCGTGACCGGTATGCCCGCGTGCTCCGGCACGGCGATGGCCGACGTGATGCCCGGCACCACCTCGACCTCTATTCCCGCTTTCCTCAGCGCCTCGGCCTCCTCCCCGCCCCGGCCGAACACGTACGGGTCGCCTCCCTTGAGCCGGACCACCGTCTTATACTCCGACGCCGTGGCGATGAGCATCCGGTTGATCTCTTCCTGGGGATACGTGTGGTCGTCCGCCCGCTTACCGACGTCCACGAGCTTCGCTCCCGGCGGGAACAGCCTCTTTATGCCCTCTCCCACGAGGGCGTCGAACAGGATGATGTCCGCCTCTTTCATAAGGCGCTCCGCCTTCCTCGTCAAAAGCTCCGGGTCGCCGGGCCCCGCACCGACCAGGTACACCTTGCCTTTATCGCTCATCGCCGCAACTCCCTC encodes:
- a CDS encoding uroporphyrinogen-III synthase codes for the protein MKRVALTKRVAVTRPAKFLPAAVEYLRSKGMEAVPVPMMEMVPRKNGDVDAFLERLSAGQVDVIILTSQNGFLFLLERLGDDVEHFLGLVEGVRVLAIGPKTKKALEAHAIWAKMVPSTYSSEGIVKEFSFPRKHVEVLRSDHGNPVLIKGLEAGGAIVHETILYDIVPLKGEAQEAFVREALAGSIDAFTFTSTMTARSLFMTAESMGVLPELKSAMNAKAVAVIGTPTAEFLRENGVRVDVVPRNFTFEEMIDDLAKAL
- the cobA gene encoding uroporphyrinogen-III C-methyltransferase; the protein is MSDKGKVYLVGAGPGDPELLTRKAERLMKEADIILFDALVGEGIKRLFPPGAKLVDVGKRADDHTYPQEEINRMLIATASEYKTVVRLKGGDPYVFGRGGEEAEALRKAGIEVEVVPGITSAIAVPEHAGIPVTHRGCASAVTFITGHEDPAKGEPALNFKALAQMRGTIVILMGVSRLRENVEALLANGKPRDTPVAIIERGTTEKERVTAGTLGNIVGLAELREVRSPAIIVVGEVVRLRGMLK